A part of Colius striatus isolate bColStr4 chromosome 13, bColStr4.1.hap1, whole genome shotgun sequence genomic DNA contains:
- the CNGA2 gene encoding cyclic nucleotide-gated olfactory channel, whose protein sequence is MTAKSNDVQSSPAALCPCPPAQARARMGLSTRRTCPAQDDTSELQRVASLEREDQPSASAPQGRQTLARIVQLVLVLRDWASKSLQEEQQRPDPFLERFQGPELQTVAAGAGSGLEDEETEEESKKRRWQIFVVDPAGDWYYRWLAVITVPVLYNWCLLIARACFSDLQETYCVLWLVLDYVSDSIYVVDVVMRLHTGFLEQGLLVKDLKKLRDNYIHTLQFKLDVVSILPTDLAYFAVGWHHPELRFNRLLRFSRMFEFFDRTETRTSHPNVCRISNLVLYILVIIHWNACIYYAISKAIGFGEDTWVYPNVTDPEYGYLTREYVYCLYWSTLTLTTIGETPPPVRDEEYLFVIFDFLIGVLIFATIVGNVGSMIANMNATRAEFQARVDAIKHYMQFRRVSKDMETKVIKWFDYLWSNKKVIDEREVLKNLPEKLRAEIAINVHLETLKKVRIFQDCEAGLLVELVLKLRPQVFSPGDYVCRKGDVGKEMYIVKEGKLAVVADDGMTQYALLTAGGCFGEISILNIKGSKMGNRRTANIRSLGYSDLFCLSKEDLMEAVTEYPEAKKVLEERGREILIKEGLLDESAAEASAEGKSVEEKLDRLALNLDTLHSRFGQLLTDYSDAQVKLKQRISVLESKVRQQDLEDFFSDSSDSLLEDEEKPSPGGRQ, encoded by the exons ATGACAGCCAAGAGTAATGATGTGCAGAGCTCCCCAGCTGCCCTCTGCCCCTGTCCCCCTGCCCAGGCCCGAGCCAGGATGGGGCTCAGCACCAGGAG GACCTGCCCAGCCCAGGATGACacctcagagctgcagagagtagCTTCCCTGGAGAGGGAGGATCAGCCATCTGCCTCTGCACCCCAAGGCAGGCAAACCCTGGCCAg GATAGTccagctggtgctggtgctgagaGACTGGGCCAGCAAGAGCttgcaggaggagcagcaaaGGCCAGACCCCTTCCTTGAACGCTTCCAGGGCCCTGAGCTCCAGAcagtggctgcaggagctggcagtGGGCTAGAGGACGAGGAGACTGAAGAGGAGAGCAAAAA GAGGAGGTGGCAGATCTTTGTGGTGGACCCTGCAGGGGACTGGTATTACCGTTGGCTGGCTGTCATCACAGTGCCTGTCCTCTATAATTGGTGCTTGCTCATAGCCAG GGCTTGCTTCAGTGACCTGCAAGAGACCTATTGTGTCCTCTGGCTGGTGTTGGACTACGTCTCAGACTCGATCTACGTTGTGGACGTGGTGATGCGCCTGCACACAG GTTTCTTGGAACAGGGCCTCCTGGTTAAAGACCTGAAGAAGTTAAGGGATAACTACATCCACACCTTGCAGTTCAAGCTGGATGTTGTCTCCATCCTGCCCACAGACCTGGCTTACTTTGCTGTGGGGTGGCACCACCCTGAGCTGCGTTTCAACAGGCTCCTGCGCTTCTCCCGCATGTTCGAGTTCTTCGATAGGACTGAGACCAGAACCAGCCACCCCAACGTCTGCCGCATCAGCAACTTGGTCCTTTACATCCTGGTCATCATCCACTGGAATGCCTGCATTTATTATGCCATCTCCAAGGCCATAGGCTTTGGAGAGGACACCTGGGTCTACCCCAACGTCACAGACCCTGAGTATGGGTATCTGACCCGGGAGTACGTCTATTGTCTCTACTGGTCTACGTTGACTTTGACCACGATCGGTGAGACCCCTCCCCCTGTGCGTGATGAAGAGTATCTCTTTGTGATCTTTGACTTCCTCATCGGTGTCCTCATCTTTGCCACCATCGTGGGCAACGTGGGCTCCATGATAGCCAACATGAATGCCACCAGGGCAGAGTTCCAGGCCAGGGTGGATGCCATCAAGCACTACATGCAGTTCCGCAGGGTGAGCAAAGACATGGAAACCAAAGTCATCAAGTGGTTCGACTACCTGTGGAGCAACAAGAAGGTGATAGATGAGAGGGAGGTCCTCAAGAATCTCCCTGAGAAGCTAAGGGCAGAGATTGCCATCAATGTTCACCTGGAGACGCTGAAGAAGGTGAGGATTTTCCAGGACTGTGAGGCAGGTCTGCTGgtggagctggtgctgaagcTTCGCCCTCAGGTCTTCAGCCCAGGGGATTACGTCTGCCGGAAAGGAGACGTTGGGAAGGAGATGTACATCGTCAAGGAGGGGAAGCTGGCAGTGGTGGCAGATGATGGGATGACACAGTATGCCTTGCTGACTGCAGGAGGCTGCTTTGGGGAGATCAGCATCCTCAACATTAAGGGCAGCAAAATGGGCAACAGGCGCACGGCCAACATCCGCAGCTTGGGCTACTCTGATCTCTTCTGCCTGTCGAAGGAGGATCTTATGGAAGCGGTCACAGAGTACCCTGAGGCCAAAAAGGTCTTGGAGGAGCGTGGCAGGGAGATCCTGATCAAGGAAGGGCTGCTGGATGAGTCAGCTGCAGAGGCAAGTGCAGAAGGGAAGAGTGTGGAGGAGAAGCTGGACAGGCTGGCTTTGAACCTGGACACGCTGCACAGCCGCTTTGGCCAGCTCCTGACAGACTACAGTGACGCCCAGGTGAAGCTCAAGCAGCGCATCAGTGTTCTGGAGTCCAAGGTGAGGCAGCAGGATCTGGAGGACTTCTTCTCTGATAGCTCAGACAGTCTGCTTGAGGACGAGGAGAAACCTTCACCTGGTGGAAGGCAATGA